In Dermacentor variabilis isolate Ectoservices chromosome 11, ASM5094787v1, whole genome shotgun sequence, one genomic interval encodes:
- the LOC142564323 gene encoding uncharacterized protein LOC142564323 isoform X4 — MTHASGSSFADSPVARQQKKTHSHKPRPTSRKAPVPSSIMGTLLMYRDLPGGPTKVKFADEISRHCLCGQCGMISLSMFQDPGGHMFCDACLHEQSTKHHIYDIYCTYERKRIDINEMFEARDLITILREQYVDCPNQQNCNTKVQLQNLRDHYVLCKQRVQCTSCDQSIETKKRETHVYAFKSQQDTAEAAEKSSASVKTVKERGYQEEQNTPVLCSHNSRASKPSATQKYSEFESAEESKYLCEERRPAELETAATQPRDQVMSAMGGAAAPMQHNEGENGGPAMMQECGFCQRNVKQRNMPRHRENCTKAPKPCVYCEEQILPVYMPSHMEHCTSNPDNVHTGFSSQCNAEAAAATAAADPDPVDQSSDNSAFYFEHNTHVGGTPAWFQYLASGDWLSAFVAMEESLTFQRMEEESRYALLAPALVFLGRYSCVEDFLAQPSPVQQFDCLLAALFVRAFLPRSVFSRTQEVSWTQALQYLPHFLASRLSEEAVAYLCAYPVFLEEIGSLPVDVNRKCTTERQPRPNPEPLTITEERASRTTVNTLQGEKKDETGTSECVLREQAAALALLGAPFQKDMKQLSVESRSDDSAKGEDADCTVYLNDPPPLNRETSQQARSHLHHTPYASALSTNELLYAALERSPRQLRGLLFSAAQSSPLQQHLACENPRPVSTVRERTEGTPALHGVNSTTIIVTSSANSTASAGTSEYPSTELSLMRNDSREIYSRERTERAVTCRELAAKLQEGTSSEYATYMEVEHSADRSLHQLCTRGPYCECRSTAPVSKQYRDTKSGTGRHVEHLKQYPGRPMRVSAQEQSPGLNGNPPLPSTHSFRWGIQTSRNGTGRHFTAAYEADEYALNVDGVSKQNFEDVANVDE, encoded by the exons atgacgcatgcatctggctcgtcattcgccgattcgcctgtTGCTAGGCAACAGAA GAAGACGCACAGCCATAAGCCACGTCCAACATCACGGAAAGCCCCGGTGCCCTCAAGTATTATGGGTACATTGCTGATGTACCGGGACCTTCCCGGTGGTCCGACAAAGGTGAAGTTCGCGGACGAGATATCCCGTCACTGCTTGTGCGGTCAGTGCGGCATGATCTCGCTGTCCATGTTCCAAGATCCCGGAGGCCACATGTTTTGCGATGCTTGTCTACACGAGCAGAGCACGAAGCATCACATATACGACATCTACTGCACGTACGAACGAAAGAGAATCGATATTAACGAG atgTTTGAAGCTCGTGACCTCATCACGATACTCCGCGAACAGTACGTGGACTGTCCGAATCAACAAAATTGTAACACAAAAGTGCAACTGCAGAATCTACGT GATCACTACGTTTTATGCAAACAACGTGTTCAATGCACCAGCTGTGACCAAAGCATCGAGACCAAAAAGCGGGAGACTCACGTCTATGCCTTCAAGTCACAGCAAGacacagcagaagcagcagagAAATCCAGCGCCTCCGTGAAGACGGTAAAG GAGAGAGGATATCAAGAGGAACAGAACACTCCAGTCTTATGTTCTCACAATTCCCGGGCGTCTAAACCAAGCGCTACCCAAAAATATTCTGAATTTGAAAGCGCAGAAGAATCTAAATACCTCTGTGAGGAACGTCGGCCTGCAGAACTGGAGACTGCCGCTACTCAACCACGTGATCAGGTTATGTCCGCCATGGGCGGCGCAGCGGCTCCCATGCAG CACAATGAAGGAGAAAACGGCGGCCCTGCCATGATGCAAGAATGCGGATTTTGCCAAAGAAACGTTAAGCAAAGGAACATGCCACGTCACCGAGAAAATTGCACCAAAGCTCCGAAGCCTTGCGTGTACTGCGAGGAACAGATTCTTCCCGTATATATGCCG TCGCATATGGAACATTGTACTTCGAACCCAGACAACGTACACACG GGTTTCTCTTCCCAGTGCAACGCAGAAGCAGCTGCAGCAACTGCAGCAGCCGACCCCGACCCCGTTGACCAGTCCTCAGACAATTCTGCTTTCTACTTCGAACACAACACCCATGTCGGCGGTACACCTGCCTGGTTCCAGTACTTGGCCTCAGGAGACTGGCTGAGCGCATTCGTGGCTATGGAAGAATCACTCACGTTCCAAAGAATGGAAGAGGAAAGCAGATATGCTCTTTTGGCTCCCGCACTCGTTTTTTTGGGTCGGTACAGCTGCGTGGAAGATTTCCTGGCACAGCCCTCTCCAGTGCAGCAGTTCGACTGTCTGCTAGCAGCACTGTTTGTCAGGGCGTTCCTGCCCCGAAGCGTGTTCTCAAGGACGCAAGAAGTGTCGTGGACGCAAGCTCTGCAATACCTTCCTCATTTCCTGGCATCTAGGCTGAGTGAAGAGGCGGTGGCTTACCTCTGTGCGTACCCTGTTTTTCTGGAAGAAATTGGCTCGCTACCGGTTGATGTAAACCGGAAGTGTACTACGGAACGTCAGCCGCGCCCTAATCCAGAGCCACTCACCATTACGGAAGAAAGAGCGTCGAGAACCACTGTTAACACTCTTCAAGGAGAGAAGAAAGATGAAACGGGGACGTCGGAGTGTGTTTTACGG GAACAAGCGGCTGCACTGGCTTTATTAG GTGCCCCATTTCAGAAAGACATGAAGCAACTAAGCGTCGAGTCAAGAAGCGACGACAGTGCAAAAGGAGAAGACGCTGACTGCACTGTATATTTGAATGATCCCCCGCCATTGAACAGAGAGACCTCACAGCAAGCACGAAGCCATTTGCATCACACGCCCTACGCGTCTGCATTGAGCACAAATGAATTGTTGTATGCGGCCTTAGAACGATCCCCTAGACAGCTACGTGGCCTGCTGTTCAGTGCAGCGCAATCCAGCCCCCTACAACAACACTTAGCCTGCGAAAATCCCAGGCCTGTCAGCACTGTCAGAGAACGCACCGAGGGTACACCTGCATTACATGGCGTCAATAGCACAACGATAATTGTGACCTCGTCGGCTAATTCAACTGCATCCGCAGGAACCAGTGAATATCCAAGCACGGAGCTGTCACTCATGAGGAATGACAGCAGGGAGATCTACTCAAGGGAAAGAACAGAACGTGCCGTAACATGTAGAGAATTAGCGGCTAAGCTGCAAGAAGGGACCAGCAGTGAGTACGCCACTTACATGGAGGTTGAACATTCTGCTGACAGAAGTCTTCATCAGCTGTGTACACGTGGTCCTTACTGCGAATGCAGGTCAACTGCACCTGTATCGAAACAATATCGCGACACCAAATCGGGCACTGGCCGTCATGTGGAGCATTTGAAACAATATCCGGGTAGACCAATGCGTGTCTCAGCTCAAGAGCAGTCACCTGGATTGAATGGAAACCCTCCGTTACCTTCCACACACAGCTTTCGTTGGGGCATACAGACATCGAGAAATGGAACAGGGAGGCACTTTACTGCTGCTTATGAGGCCGATGAATATGCATTGAACGTAGATGGAGTCAGCAAACAGAACTTTGAGGATGTTGCAAATGTAGACGAGTAA
- the LOC142564323 gene encoding uncharacterized protein LOC142564323 isoform X7, translated as MTHASGSSFADSPVARQQKKTHSHKPRPTSRKAPVPSSIMGTLLMYRDLPGGPTKVKFADEISRHCLCGQCGMISLSMFQDPGGHMFCDACLHEQSTKHHIYDIYCTYERKRIDINEMFEARDLITILREQYVDCPNQQNCNTKVQLQNLRDHYVLCKQRVQCTSCDQSIETKKRETHVYAFKSQQDTAEAAEKSSASVKTVKERGYQEEQNTPVLCSHNSRASKPSATQKYSEFESAEESKYLCEERRPAELETAATQPRDQVMSAMGGAAAPMQHNEGENGGPAMMQECGFCQRNVKQRNMPRHRENCTKAPKPCVYCEEQILPVYMPSHMEHCTSNPDNVHTGFSSQCNAEAAAATAAADPDPVDQSSDNSAFYFEHNTHVGGTPAWFQYLASGDWLSAFVAMEESLTFQRMEEESRYALLAPALVFLGRYSCVEDFLAQPSPVQQFDCLLAALFVRAFLPRSVFSRTQEVSWTQALQYLPHFLASRLSEEAVAYLCAYPVFLEEIGSLPVDVNRKCTTERQPRPNPEPLTITEERASRTTVNTLQGEKKDETGTSECVLREQAAALALLERHEATKRRVKKRRQCKRRRR; from the exons atgacgcatgcatctggctcgtcattcgccgattcgcctgtTGCTAGGCAACAGAA GAAGACGCACAGCCATAAGCCACGTCCAACATCACGGAAAGCCCCGGTGCCCTCAAGTATTATGGGTACATTGCTGATGTACCGGGACCTTCCCGGTGGTCCGACAAAGGTGAAGTTCGCGGACGAGATATCCCGTCACTGCTTGTGCGGTCAGTGCGGCATGATCTCGCTGTCCATGTTCCAAGATCCCGGAGGCCACATGTTTTGCGATGCTTGTCTACACGAGCAGAGCACGAAGCATCACATATACGACATCTACTGCACGTACGAACGAAAGAGAATCGATATTAACGAG atgTTTGAAGCTCGTGACCTCATCACGATACTCCGCGAACAGTACGTGGACTGTCCGAATCAACAAAATTGTAACACAAAAGTGCAACTGCAGAATCTACGT GATCACTACGTTTTATGCAAACAACGTGTTCAATGCACCAGCTGTGACCAAAGCATCGAGACCAAAAAGCGGGAGACTCACGTCTATGCCTTCAAGTCACAGCAAGacacagcagaagcagcagagAAATCCAGCGCCTCCGTGAAGACGGTAAAG GAGAGAGGATATCAAGAGGAACAGAACACTCCAGTCTTATGTTCTCACAATTCCCGGGCGTCTAAACCAAGCGCTACCCAAAAATATTCTGAATTTGAAAGCGCAGAAGAATCTAAATACCTCTGTGAGGAACGTCGGCCTGCAGAACTGGAGACTGCCGCTACTCAACCACGTGATCAGGTTATGTCCGCCATGGGCGGCGCAGCGGCTCCCATGCAG CACAATGAAGGAGAAAACGGCGGCCCTGCCATGATGCAAGAATGCGGATTTTGCCAAAGAAACGTTAAGCAAAGGAACATGCCACGTCACCGAGAAAATTGCACCAAAGCTCCGAAGCCTTGCGTGTACTGCGAGGAACAGATTCTTCCCGTATATATGCCG TCGCATATGGAACATTGTACTTCGAACCCAGACAACGTACACACG GGTTTCTCTTCCCAGTGCAACGCAGAAGCAGCTGCAGCAACTGCAGCAGCCGACCCCGACCCCGTTGACCAGTCCTCAGACAATTCTGCTTTCTACTTCGAACACAACACCCATGTCGGCGGTACACCTGCCTGGTTCCAGTACTTGGCCTCAGGAGACTGGCTGAGCGCATTCGTGGCTATGGAAGAATCACTCACGTTCCAAAGAATGGAAGAGGAAAGCAGATATGCTCTTTTGGCTCCCGCACTCGTTTTTTTGGGTCGGTACAGCTGCGTGGAAGATTTCCTGGCACAGCCCTCTCCAGTGCAGCAGTTCGACTGTCTGCTAGCAGCACTGTTTGTCAGGGCGTTCCTGCCCCGAAGCGTGTTCTCAAGGACGCAAGAAGTGTCGTGGACGCAAGCTCTGCAATACCTTCCTCATTTCCTGGCATCTAGGCTGAGTGAAGAGGCGGTGGCTTACCTCTGTGCGTACCCTGTTTTTCTGGAAGAAATTGGCTCGCTACCGGTTGATGTAAACCGGAAGTGTACTACGGAACGTCAGCCGCGCCCTAATCCAGAGCCACTCACCATTACGGAAGAAAGAGCGTCGAGAACCACTGTTAACACTCTTCAAGGAGAGAAGAAAGATGAAACGGGGACGTCGGAGTGTGTTTTACGG GAACAAGCGGCTGCACTGGCTTTATTAG AAAGACATGAAGCAACTAAGCGTCGAGTCAAGAAGCGACGACAGTGCAAAAGGAGAAGACGCTGA
- the LOC142564323 gene encoding uncharacterized protein LOC142564323 isoform X1, giving the protein MTHASGSSFADSPVARQQKKTHSHKPRPTSRKAPVPSSIMGTLLMYRDLPGGPTKVKFADEISRHCLCGQCGMISLSMFQDPGGHMFCDACLHEQSTKHHIYDIYCTYERKRIDINEMFEARDLITILREQYVDCPNQQNCNTKVQLQNLRDHYVLCKQRVQCTSCDQSIETKKRETHVYAFKSQQDTAEAAEKSSASVKTVKERGYQEEQNTPVLCSHNSRASKPSATQKYSEFESAEESKYLCEERRPAELETAATQPRDQVMSAMGGAAAPMQHNEGENGGPAMMQECGFCQRNVKQRNMPRHRENCTKAPKPCVYCEEQILPVYMPSHMEHCTSNPDNVHTGFSSQCNAEAAAATAAADPDPVDQSSDNSAFYFEHNTHVGGTPAWFQYLASGDWLSAFVAMEESLTFQRMEEESRYALLAPALVFLGRYSCVEDFLAQPSPVQQFDCLLAALFVRAFLPRSVFSRTQEVSWTQALQYLPHFLASRLSEEAVAYLCAYPVFLEEIGSLPVDVNRKCTTERQPRPNPEPLTITEERASRTTVNTLQGEKKDETGTSECVLREQAAALALLGKSHSALFKDESSSKPSHFSSDFVAFDMTALHVGAPFQKDMKQLSVESRSDDSAKGEDADCTVYLNDPPPLNRETSQQARSHLHHTPYASALSTNELLYAALERSPRQLRGLLFSAAQSSPLQQHLACENPRPVSTVRERTEGTPALHGVNSTTIIVTSSANSTASAGTSEYPSTELSLMRNDSREIYSRERTERAVTCRELAAKLQEGTSSEYATYMEVEHSADRSLHQLCTRGPYCECRSTAPVSKQYRDTKSGTGRHVEHLKQYPGRPMRVSAQEQSPGLNGNPPLPSTHSFRWGIQTSRNGTGRHFTAAYEADEYALNVDGVSKQNFEDVANVDE; this is encoded by the exons atgacgcatgcatctggctcgtcattcgccgattcgcctgtTGCTAGGCAACAGAA GAAGACGCACAGCCATAAGCCACGTCCAACATCACGGAAAGCCCCGGTGCCCTCAAGTATTATGGGTACATTGCTGATGTACCGGGACCTTCCCGGTGGTCCGACAAAGGTGAAGTTCGCGGACGAGATATCCCGTCACTGCTTGTGCGGTCAGTGCGGCATGATCTCGCTGTCCATGTTCCAAGATCCCGGAGGCCACATGTTTTGCGATGCTTGTCTACACGAGCAGAGCACGAAGCATCACATATACGACATCTACTGCACGTACGAACGAAAGAGAATCGATATTAACGAG atgTTTGAAGCTCGTGACCTCATCACGATACTCCGCGAACAGTACGTGGACTGTCCGAATCAACAAAATTGTAACACAAAAGTGCAACTGCAGAATCTACGT GATCACTACGTTTTATGCAAACAACGTGTTCAATGCACCAGCTGTGACCAAAGCATCGAGACCAAAAAGCGGGAGACTCACGTCTATGCCTTCAAGTCACAGCAAGacacagcagaagcagcagagAAATCCAGCGCCTCCGTGAAGACGGTAAAG GAGAGAGGATATCAAGAGGAACAGAACACTCCAGTCTTATGTTCTCACAATTCCCGGGCGTCTAAACCAAGCGCTACCCAAAAATATTCTGAATTTGAAAGCGCAGAAGAATCTAAATACCTCTGTGAGGAACGTCGGCCTGCAGAACTGGAGACTGCCGCTACTCAACCACGTGATCAGGTTATGTCCGCCATGGGCGGCGCAGCGGCTCCCATGCAG CACAATGAAGGAGAAAACGGCGGCCCTGCCATGATGCAAGAATGCGGATTTTGCCAAAGAAACGTTAAGCAAAGGAACATGCCACGTCACCGAGAAAATTGCACCAAAGCTCCGAAGCCTTGCGTGTACTGCGAGGAACAGATTCTTCCCGTATATATGCCG TCGCATATGGAACATTGTACTTCGAACCCAGACAACGTACACACG GGTTTCTCTTCCCAGTGCAACGCAGAAGCAGCTGCAGCAACTGCAGCAGCCGACCCCGACCCCGTTGACCAGTCCTCAGACAATTCTGCTTTCTACTTCGAACACAACACCCATGTCGGCGGTACACCTGCCTGGTTCCAGTACTTGGCCTCAGGAGACTGGCTGAGCGCATTCGTGGCTATGGAAGAATCACTCACGTTCCAAAGAATGGAAGAGGAAAGCAGATATGCTCTTTTGGCTCCCGCACTCGTTTTTTTGGGTCGGTACAGCTGCGTGGAAGATTTCCTGGCACAGCCCTCTCCAGTGCAGCAGTTCGACTGTCTGCTAGCAGCACTGTTTGTCAGGGCGTTCCTGCCCCGAAGCGTGTTCTCAAGGACGCAAGAAGTGTCGTGGACGCAAGCTCTGCAATACCTTCCTCATTTCCTGGCATCTAGGCTGAGTGAAGAGGCGGTGGCTTACCTCTGTGCGTACCCTGTTTTTCTGGAAGAAATTGGCTCGCTACCGGTTGATGTAAACCGGAAGTGTACTACGGAACGTCAGCCGCGCCCTAATCCAGAGCCACTCACCATTACGGAAGAAAGAGCGTCGAGAACCACTGTTAACACTCTTCAAGGAGAGAAGAAAGATGAAACGGGGACGTCGGAGTGTGTTTTACGG GAACAAGCGGCTGCACTGGCTTTATTAGGTAAGAgtcattctgctcttttcaagGATGAATCAAGCTCGAAGCCATCTCATTTCTCTTCGGATTTCGTTGCTTTTGATATGACTGCTCTACATGTAGGTGCCCCATTTCAGAAAGACATGAAGCAACTAAGCGTCGAGTCAAGAAGCGACGACAGTGCAAAAGGAGAAGACGCTGACTGCACTGTATATTTGAATGATCCCCCGCCATTGAACAGAGAGACCTCACAGCAAGCACGAAGCCATTTGCATCACACGCCCTACGCGTCTGCATTGAGCACAAATGAATTGTTGTATGCGGCCTTAGAACGATCCCCTAGACAGCTACGTGGCCTGCTGTTCAGTGCAGCGCAATCCAGCCCCCTACAACAACACTTAGCCTGCGAAAATCCCAGGCCTGTCAGCACTGTCAGAGAACGCACCGAGGGTACACCTGCATTACATGGCGTCAATAGCACAACGATAATTGTGACCTCGTCGGCTAATTCAACTGCATCCGCAGGAACCAGTGAATATCCAAGCACGGAGCTGTCACTCATGAGGAATGACAGCAGGGAGATCTACTCAAGGGAAAGAACAGAACGTGCCGTAACATGTAGAGAATTAGCGGCTAAGCTGCAAGAAGGGACCAGCAGTGAGTACGCCACTTACATGGAGGTTGAACATTCTGCTGACAGAAGTCTTCATCAGCTGTGTACACGTGGTCCTTACTGCGAATGCAGGTCAACTGCACCTGTATCGAAACAATATCGCGACACCAAATCGGGCACTGGCCGTCATGTGGAGCATTTGAAACAATATCCGGGTAGACCAATGCGTGTCTCAGCTCAAGAGCAGTCACCTGGATTGAATGGAAACCCTCCGTTACCTTCCACACACAGCTTTCGTTGGGGCATACAGACATCGAGAAATGGAACAGGGAGGCACTTTACTGCTGCTTATGAGGCCGATGAATATGCATTGAACGTAGATGGAGTCAGCAAACAGAACTTTGAGGATGTTGCAAATGTAGACGAGTAA